A genomic window from Scophthalmus maximus strain ysfricsl-2021 chromosome 17, ASM2237912v1, whole genome shotgun sequence includes:
- the cmc4 gene encoding cx9C motif-containing protein 4, with the protein MPLKDPCQKQACAIQTCLQANKYVESMCEAVIREMLRCCETQAAGNSICCSGFKDSKPTDDKRGQT; encoded by the exons ATGCCGCTGAAAGATCCGTGTCAAAAACAAGCGTGTGCGATTCAAACGTGTTTACAAG ctaaCAAATATGTGGAGAGCATGTGTGAGGCTGTGATCAGGGAGATGCTCCGCTGCTGCGAGACGCAGGCTGCTGGAAACTCCATCTGCTGCTCCGGGTTCAAGGACTCCAAACCTACGGATGACAAGAGAGGTCAAACATAG